Proteins from one Corynebacterium epidermidicanis genomic window:
- a CDS encoding Na+/H+ antiporter subunit G, whose translation MLTTVSMILQIVAALFILGTVIALWRAPDALTRINVMGPTTGVALPLLAVAKLLEDFAAGPVDANSVVRVVLVICGLWIVAAVSSFYMARAIHDAVESL comes from the coding sequence ATGCTGACCACAGTTTCCATGATTTTGCAGATTGTTGCCGCCCTGTTCATTCTCGGCACTGTGATCGCGCTCTGGCGCGCGCCCGACGCCCTGACCCGCATCAATGTCATGGGCCCGACCACCGGAGTGGCGCTGCCGCTGCTTGCAGTGGCAAAGCTGCTCGAAGACTTCGCAGCTGGTCCCGTCGATGCGAACTCAGTGGTCCGAGTCGTACTCGTGATTTGCGGACTGTGGATCGTGGCGGCTGTCTCGTCGTTCTACATGGCCCGCGCTATTCACGACGCTGTGGAAAGCCTCTAG
- a CDS encoding monovalent cation/H+ antiporter complex subunit F — translation MVTYILLGVCAVSMIANLALLISTKDDATRAVLADMVFYLMLAFYIGWAILNDTSIVYEVLLLGALLGLLSTVSVSRILSKGRR, via the coding sequence ATGGTCACCTACATTCTGCTGGGCGTGTGCGCGGTGTCGATGATCGCCAACCTCGCCTTACTGATCTCCACCAAGGATGACGCAACGCGCGCAGTACTCGCCGACATGGTGTTCTACCTCATGCTGGCCTTCTACATCGGCTGGGCGATCCTGAATGACACCTCTATCGTCTACGAGGTTCTTCTGCTGGGTGCTCTGCTAGGCCTGCTATCGACGGTCTCTGTGTCACGAATCCTGTCGAAGGGGCGTCGCTGA
- a CDS encoding monovalent cation/H+ antiporter subunit E, which translates to MHLLKFIPWLIGQIFVGGVVIVRDSFSPGNAMQPVIVSYPLRVTSERDIFWFSTCITITPGTLSLGLRDDRLLVHAVYGADPGEVLAGLADMEERLVPSIRDIDRGAPGQGPGNPLHSTFVAGHSDTNYGPYTTEER; encoded by the coding sequence ATGCACTTGCTGAAATTCATCCCCTGGCTGATTGGGCAGATCTTCGTCGGTGGCGTCGTTATCGTTCGAGATTCCTTCTCCCCCGGTAACGCCATGCAGCCCGTCATCGTGTCCTACCCCCTCCGAGTGACCTCCGAGCGCGACATTTTCTGGTTCTCCACCTGCATCACCATCACGCCGGGAACACTCTCGCTCGGGCTTCGCGACGACCGCCTCCTGGTCCACGCCGTGTACGGAGCGGATCCAGGCGAGGTCCTCGCAGGACTTGCAGACATGGAAGAACGCCTCGTCCCTTCCATCCGCGACATCGACCGCGGCGCGCCAGGCCAAGGCCCCGGTAACCCGCTCCACTCCACCTTCGTGGCCGGACACTCCGACACGAACTACGGCCCTTACACAACGGAGGAACGCTAA
- a CDS encoding monovalent cation/H+ antiporter subunit D family protein: MILPLFLAIPLLGAALSVLFPNRIFATALSLLLPAASIAGGVWLFQQGPQAHAVGLYVGGVAIPFAADAFSAVMIVTTGIVTFTSNWFAAAAGETRARFYPALTLMLLGGVNGALLTADLFNLFVMVEVMLLPSYGLMAMTGTRSRLAAGRTFVLSNLLASTMLLLGVSFVYGVSGTVNIAALAGAADSGPLVVAFGLVVIALVIKAGVFPMHTWLPRTYPATSPAVMGLFSGLHTKVAVYALFRIYVVIFDCNPRWTWFIIVVMVVAMLVGSFAGLAERTIRRVLAYQMVSGMPFILVMLAFGTENALAAGLLYTVHHMITMGALILTGGAIEETYGTGTLSKLSGLARRDPWVAAVFAAASFSIVGFPPFSGMWGKVFLVLEAARQGDARSWVVIAAIIVASIGSLFSMLRLWRKVFWGRPPEQYPVTLVVPWAKLAPGAALLAVSVVMFFAAGPLTDAILHGTHDLFNVSGYSSMILSDNPVGVVR, from the coding sequence GTGATCCTCCCCCTTTTCCTCGCAATCCCGCTGCTCGGCGCAGCCCTGTCCGTCCTATTCCCGAACCGCATTTTTGCCACCGCGCTTTCCTTACTGCTTCCTGCAGCAAGCATCGCCGGGGGTGTCTGGCTCTTCCAGCAGGGCCCGCAAGCCCACGCGGTGGGTCTCTACGTAGGCGGGGTGGCGATCCCCTTCGCGGCTGACGCCTTTTCTGCGGTGATGATCGTAACCACCGGTATTGTCACTTTCACCAGCAACTGGTTCGCAGCCGCCGCCGGTGAGACGCGCGCCCGTTTTTACCCGGCGCTCACCTTGATGCTGCTCGGCGGTGTCAACGGCGCCCTGCTGACCGCCGACCTGTTCAACCTGTTCGTCATGGTAGAGGTCATGCTGCTGCCTTCCTACGGGTTGATGGCGATGACCGGCACCCGTTCCCGACTCGCAGCTGGACGAACTTTCGTGCTTTCCAACCTGTTGGCATCGACGATGCTGCTGCTCGGCGTGAGCTTTGTCTACGGTGTCAGTGGCACCGTAAACATCGCCGCGCTGGCCGGGGCAGCTGACTCCGGCCCACTCGTGGTGGCCTTCGGCCTGGTAGTTATCGCGCTGGTCATCAAAGCCGGCGTCTTCCCCATGCACACCTGGTTGCCACGTACCTACCCGGCGACGTCCCCTGCGGTGATGGGACTTTTCTCCGGCTTACACACCAAGGTGGCGGTCTACGCCCTCTTCCGGATCTACGTGGTCATTTTCGATTGCAACCCCCGCTGGACCTGGTTCATCATCGTCGTGATGGTGGTAGCCATGCTGGTTGGTTCTTTCGCTGGCCTGGCGGAACGCACCATTCGCAGGGTCTTGGCCTACCAGATGGTCAGCGGTATGCCATTCATTCTGGTCATGCTTGCTTTCGGCACGGAAAACGCGCTGGCTGCTGGCCTGCTGTACACCGTGCACCACATGATCACGATGGGAGCGCTGATCCTCACCGGTGGCGCCATCGAGGAAACCTACGGCACAGGGACACTTTCTAAGCTCTCTGGCTTGGCCCGCAGGGATCCCTGGGTTGCGGCGGTATTCGCGGCGGCATCCTTCTCTATCGTTGGCTTCCCGCCATTTTCCGGCATGTGGGGCAAAGTGTTCCTAGTGTTGGAGGCGGCCCGCCAGGGTGATGCCCGGTCCTGGGTCGTGATCGCGGCGATCATCGTGGCGTCGATAGGCTCGCTATTCTCGATGCTCCGCCTCTGGCGCAAAGTTTTCTGGGGTCGCCCGCCCGAGCAGTACCCCGTCACGCTCGTCGTCCCGTGGGCAAAGCTCGCCCCCGGCGCCGCACTGCTAGCTGTGTCTGTGGTGATGTTCTTCGCCGCCGGCCCGCTTACCGACGCCATCCTGCACGGCACCCACGACCTGTTCAACGTCTCTGGCTACAGCTCAATGATCCTGAGCGATAATCCGGTAGGAGTGGTCCGCTAA
- a CDS encoding cation:proton antiporter subunit C encodes MIIALSIAILMAGGVYLVLQRGMYRIVIGMSLISHATNLIILAAGIGAWRSEPFSDTPLDQAADPIPQAFVLTAIVIAMATTTFMLALAAVGRNDDTASQHANEVDTNQLVTAARNAYAVPADDPRAIHNQQLLDGGAK; translated from the coding sequence GTGATTATTGCTTTGAGCATCGCAATCCTTATGGCCGGTGGCGTCTACCTGGTGCTCCAGCGCGGGATGTACCGCATCGTTATCGGCATGTCGTTGATTAGCCACGCCACCAACTTGATCATTTTGGCCGCCGGTATCGGCGCATGGCGCAGCGAGCCCTTCTCCGACACCCCGCTCGACCAAGCCGCCGACCCTATCCCACAGGCGTTCGTGCTGACAGCAATCGTGATCGCGATGGCCACCACCACGTTCATGCTTGCTCTAGCTGCGGTGGGACGAAATGACGACACTGCCTCCCAGCACGCCAACGAGGTGGACACGAACCAATTGGTCACCGCCGCGCGTAATGCCTACGCGGTGCCTGCGGACGACCCTCGGGCAATCCACAACCAGCAGCTTCTCGACGGCGGTGCCAAGTGA
- a CDS encoding DUF4040 family protein, whose protein sequence is MTLLFVLLLAGTAVVASPLLVKTLDRKAGWPLAALFVAAAVIMTQSPASIDVPWALGAHFALKADSLSTFFALLALLVGAVVFCYSAAYLPRRTGNTSFYVIMSAFMFAVLLLVLADDVITLFVGWELVSIASFLLIARSGSGGQDGSVRTLILTFVGGLTLLTAVAIASTQAGTTNLSEILANDIWANHRLTELLAILIAVSAFTKAAQFPFHFWLPEAMAAATPVSAFLHAAAVVKAGVYVLLRFSGIFHSEPVWNALLISVGLTTAVMGALFAIQKTDLKQLTAYSTVSHLGWLVATIGVGTPLALAAALVHTMAHALFKSSLFMLIGVVDHQTGTRDIRRLGPLVRRMPYTFGSMVVGALSMAAVPPLFGFASKEGMLAALEQSSETFGNPVFTPLLLAVAAFGALLTFTYSARIIFGSFIDGPRDMSHVKEAPVSLWLPAALPGLLSIPVAFALPWLDAPVDAAVAAIGLESHSHLALWHGINAPFLISLAVLVIGCIGVYFRKPLLAPIERKQLLPFTGASVLHAVTEASKRYGRLGAGVANSFSPARHLAWPFAAVITLGVAAAVTGMDGAGLAPRVANTDRVMDLLPFAIIVACVLSLLRTRSRISATILLSAVGVGVTLQILMLGAPDVALTQFLVELLVIVMIMMVLRHQPRGFHPVRTRRKYWSGAIAAATGVVTFFGVYTLLGRHERPKLAMWYLQEAPGISGGANVVNTILVEFRALDTMGELSVLGMAAVVIAAVVASIPRERGVDTQPLLEPERNALPLRHLQRLLLPVLGLLSLFIFMRGHNSPGGGFIAALVAASGFMLVYLAKPADAPVVPKRVPFILTGVGVTTALVAGFIGMTHGSFLYAIHGHFLGQHLTTSMIFDAGVYLAVLGMVSLGINALGGESRPGADELPYDRPADTPVPPPTVRERKTDQHDRQRARNVETALQLAQAQAATKEDLK, encoded by the coding sequence GTGACCCTGCTTTTCGTCCTGCTACTGGCAGGAACGGCAGTAGTGGCATCCCCACTACTCGTTAAGACCCTTGACCGGAAAGCAGGGTGGCCACTAGCCGCACTCTTTGTGGCCGCCGCTGTGATCATGACGCAGTCGCCCGCGTCGATCGACGTCCCCTGGGCCCTCGGCGCGCACTTCGCCCTCAAAGCCGACTCCTTAAGCACCTTCTTTGCTTTGCTCGCCCTGCTGGTCGGCGCAGTTGTATTCTGTTATTCCGCAGCCTACCTGCCCCGACGCACTGGAAACACGAGTTTCTACGTGATCATGTCGGCGTTCATGTTTGCGGTGTTGCTGCTGGTGCTTGCCGACGACGTCATCACCCTCTTCGTCGGCTGGGAACTAGTCTCGATCGCATCTTTCCTGCTCATCGCCCGTTCGGGATCAGGCGGCCAGGATGGCTCCGTGCGTACTTTGATCCTCACGTTTGTCGGTGGCCTCACCTTGCTCACCGCAGTGGCGATCGCCTCAACGCAAGCAGGAACGACCAACCTTTCCGAGATTTTGGCTAACGACATCTGGGCCAACCACCGGCTGACCGAATTGTTAGCAATTCTCATCGCGGTCTCGGCATTCACTAAAGCTGCCCAGTTCCCCTTCCACTTCTGGCTGCCCGAAGCCATGGCTGCTGCCACTCCGGTGTCAGCCTTCCTGCACGCCGCTGCGGTGGTGAAGGCAGGTGTGTATGTGCTGCTGCGCTTTTCCGGAATTTTCCACTCCGAGCCCGTATGGAACGCACTGTTGATTTCGGTGGGCTTGACCACCGCCGTGATGGGCGCGCTTTTTGCCATCCAGAAGACCGACTTGAAGCAGCTCACCGCCTATTCCACGGTGTCCCATTTGGGCTGGTTGGTGGCCACGATCGGGGTGGGAACTCCCCTGGCGCTGGCTGCTGCGCTGGTACACACCATGGCGCATGCCCTGTTTAAGTCAAGCTTGTTCATGTTGATTGGTGTGGTGGATCACCAGACCGGCACCCGCGATATTCGTCGCCTGGGCCCACTGGTTCGTCGAATGCCTTACACGTTCGGATCCATGGTGGTCGGTGCGCTGTCCATGGCGGCTGTGCCACCACTGTTTGGCTTTGCTTCAAAGGAAGGCATGCTCGCAGCCTTGGAGCAGAGCAGCGAAACGTTCGGCAACCCCGTGTTTACTCCCTTGCTCCTTGCAGTCGCCGCCTTCGGAGCGCTGTTGACCTTCACCTATTCCGCACGGATCATTTTCGGCTCCTTCATTGATGGCCCGCGCGATATGTCGCACGTCAAGGAAGCGCCGGTTTCTTTGTGGCTTCCTGCGGCTTTGCCAGGCCTTTTGTCGATCCCAGTTGCATTCGCTCTGCCTTGGTTGGATGCTCCGGTCGACGCTGCAGTGGCGGCAATTGGGTTGGAATCCCATTCGCATCTCGCGCTGTGGCATGGCATCAACGCCCCGTTCCTGATTTCGCTGGCGGTGCTAGTAATCGGTTGCATCGGTGTGTACTTCCGCAAGCCGTTGCTCGCCCCGATTGAGCGTAAGCAATTGCTTCCGTTTACGGGGGCTTCGGTTCTCCATGCTGTAACCGAGGCGTCAAAACGCTACGGCCGGCTCGGCGCAGGTGTTGCAAACTCCTTCTCTCCTGCCCGCCACCTGGCTTGGCCATTTGCCGCAGTCATCACACTTGGTGTTGCTGCCGCAGTCACCGGCATGGACGGTGCCGGCCTAGCTCCTCGGGTAGCCAACACTGATCGCGTGATGGATCTCTTGCCGTTCGCAATCATCGTCGCTTGCGTGTTGTCCTTGCTACGCACCCGTTCGCGGATTAGCGCCACGATTTTGCTCTCCGCAGTCGGCGTTGGCGTCACGCTGCAGATCCTCATGCTGGGCGCCCCGGATGTTGCCCTCACGCAATTCCTGGTGGAGCTACTGGTGATCGTCATGATCATGATGGTCCTGCGGCATCAGCCACGTGGTTTCCACCCGGTGCGCACGCGCCGTAAATACTGGTCGGGGGCGATCGCGGCTGCGACCGGCGTGGTGACGTTCTTCGGGGTCTACACCCTACTTGGCCGACACGAGCGCCCTAAGCTGGCGATGTGGTACTTGCAGGAGGCGCCGGGCATTTCCGGAGGCGCGAACGTCGTCAACACCATCCTGGTCGAGTTCCGTGCTCTGGATACGATGGGCGAATTGTCCGTTCTGGGCATGGCTGCCGTGGTGATTGCTGCGGTAGTCGCGTCGATTCCGCGGGAACGGGGCGTCGATACGCAGCCACTGCTTGAGCCGGAACGCAATGCCTTGCCGCTGCGCCACTTGCAGCGATTGCTGCTGCCGGTTTTGGGACTGCTCAGCCTGTTTATCTTTATGCGCGGGCACAACTCCCCCGGCGGTGGCTTCATCGCCGCGCTGGTGGCGGCTTCGGGTTTCATGCTGGTGTATCTAGCCAAGCCAGCCGACGCCCCCGTGGTTCCCAAGCGGGTGCCGTTCATTTTGACCGGCGTTGGCGTGACCACAGCGCTGGTAGCGGGCTTTATCGGCATGACCCACGGCTCTTTCTTGTATGCCATCCACGGCCATTTCCTGGGACAACACCTCACCACTTCGATGATTTTCGATGCCGGTGTCTACCTCGCAGTGCTAGGAATGGTGAGCCTGGGCATCAACGCACTCGGCGGGGAGAGTCGACCCGGCGCCGACGAGCTACCTTATGACCGGCCTGCCGATACACCCGTCCCGCCCCCGACGGTGCGGGAGCGCAAAACTGATCAGCATGATCGACAACGTGCCCGAAATGTGGAGACCGCACTGCAACTCGCCCAAGCACAGGCCGCAACCAAGGAGGACCTCAAGTGA
- a CDS encoding metallophosphoesterase yields MDDVSKLVRFSLSALAAGSVAGLGLAAYGYRSLTDFRLKHVTVPVLDPGVVDKEFTILHISDLHMLPSHRAKQAWVSSLDALNPDLVINTGDNLGSADAVPAVLQALSPLLHRPGLFVFGTNDYFGPRPVNPVKYLLGKKRKVSEEKLPWEGMRAAFIERGWHDATHKRVEFKVGDVRIAAAGVDDPHHDLDDYSLISGAPNADADLSLALTHSPEPRVLASFEADGYQLSLSGHTHGGQLCLPGERTIVTNCGIDRKRASGLHRFGKMWMHVSNGLGTSKYVPFRLWCAPSATLIHVTAA; encoded by the coding sequence ATGGATGATGTGTCAAAACTCGTCCGCTTTTCCCTGTCCGCTCTTGCTGCCGGCTCTGTAGCCGGTTTGGGGCTCGCCGCTTATGGCTACCGCTCTCTCACCGATTTCCGACTCAAGCACGTCACGGTGCCGGTGCTGGACCCAGGGGTAGTGGACAAAGAATTTACTATCCTGCACATCTCTGACCTGCATATGCTGCCTTCACACCGGGCAAAGCAAGCATGGGTATCCTCACTCGATGCGCTGAACCCGGACCTTGTCATCAACACTGGCGATAACCTAGGCTCCGCCGATGCCGTCCCCGCGGTCTTGCAGGCACTCAGCCCGCTCCTCCACCGCCCCGGCCTGTTTGTATTTGGGACTAACGACTACTTCGGGCCACGCCCGGTCAACCCCGTCAAATATCTCTTGGGCAAAAAGCGCAAAGTCAGTGAGGAAAAGTTGCCGTGGGAGGGCATGCGCGCCGCCTTCATCGAACGCGGCTGGCACGACGCCACCCACAAGCGCGTCGAGTTCAAGGTTGGAGATGTGCGGATTGCTGCCGCCGGTGTCGACGACCCCCACCACGACCTCGACGACTACTCCCTTATCTCAGGTGCCCCGAACGCTGACGCGGACCTCTCGCTCGCCCTCACCCACTCCCCCGAGCCGCGAGTACTCGCTTCCTTTGAAGCCGACGGCTACCAGCTCTCGCTATCTGGGCACACACATGGTGGACAGTTGTGCCTGCCGGGCGAGCGGACCATCGTCACCAACTGTGGGATCGACCGCAAACGCGCCTCCGGATTGCACCGCTTCGGGAAGATGTGGATGCACGTCAGCAATGGTCTCGGCACGTCGAAGTATGTCCCGTTTCGCTTGTGGTGCGCGCCTTCCGCGACACTCATTCATGTGACTGCCGCGTAA
- a CDS encoding GatB/YqeY domain-containing protein: protein MSDLKNQIRADLKEAMKAREKERTATLRMLLAAIQTEEVSGTKHEASDADIVKLIAREIKKRNESAEVYAANGRQELADTELAEAKILADYQPKQLSDDELASLVHSAIAEAGPEAKMGPVMQLATQAAAGRVDGKRLSTAVRNALAAQ from the coding sequence ATGAGTGACCTCAAGAACCAAATTCGAGCCGATCTAAAAGAAGCCATGAAAGCCCGTGAGAAGGAGCGCACCGCCACCCTGCGGATGCTGCTGGCTGCTATTCAAACGGAGGAAGTTTCCGGAACGAAGCATGAGGCAAGCGATGCGGACATCGTGAAGCTGATCGCGCGGGAAATCAAGAAGCGCAACGAGTCTGCGGAGGTCTATGCAGCCAACGGACGCCAGGAGCTTGCGGACACAGAACTCGCCGAGGCCAAAATCCTCGCGGACTATCAGCCAAAGCAACTCAGCGACGATGAACTCGCTAGCCTCGTCCATTCAGCAATCGCAGAGGCGGGTCCGGAAGCGAAGATGGGCCCTGTCATGCAGCTAGCGACTCAGGCTGCAGCGGGCAGGGTGGACGGCAAACGCTTATCGACGGCCGTCCGCAACGCCCTAGCGGCGCAATAA
- a CDS encoding transglycosylase domain-containing protein, with translation MPKFQSSLKALAAVIAAGIVSAAALAPVASLSGVAIAQTERTMESDLTDLTDGVSPGVTTITDSQGKPIAWVYDQYRLDVKSEQIADVMKQAIVSIEDRRFYEHDGVDWRGTARAMVANVTSGGVSQGASTLNQQYVKNYLYLVDAQNEEEQAAAIETSAARKLREMRMASDLEKHLSKDEILTRYLNIVPYGNGAFGIQAAASTYFGVSAADLSVDQAAMLAGILQSSSALNPYTNPNGMLERRNQVLDAMVVSQHLTAEQAAQFKTKPLGVLDQPKRLPNGCISAGNNGFFCDYAIKYLQGHGVSKEQLTHGGLTVKTTLDPSVQEAAHNAVTRQANPQATGVAEVLNVVQPGKDSRRILAMTSSRTYGLNPEASETVLAQPASRSGNGAGSVFKIFTAAAAIEQGMGIETVLDVPRRVEMRGMGHGGAENCPADAYCVENAGVYRPQMSLKQALAQSPNTTFVKLIEQTGVPAAVDMAVRLGLRDYTDEGSFDGQASIAQYVKDHNMGSFTLGPMAVNPLQLSNVGATIASEGMWCEPNPIESVTDRFGQKVEVKHTPCEQAVDAKVATALGEALSDDVKNGTASDAARAAGWSAPTAAKTGTTESHQSAAFLGFNSNFAAAPYVYNDGTTTASLCTSPLRQCANGNLYGGMEPARAWFDVARNTPGAASGSLGKAAPEQVKGKTQALIDEVVGKPQATAKQLLESRGHQVKIESVPGPAYNRGTVVSARFDNLQGANPPVTLQISDGSQRPAPVVVPSQTYEEEPATPDSPPDLGAIIQNLLRQNGL, from the coding sequence GTGCCTAAGTTCCAATCATCGCTTAAAGCGCTTGCCGCGGTTATCGCCGCCGGCATAGTCAGTGCTGCCGCCCTTGCTCCTGTCGCGAGTTTGTCCGGTGTTGCAATCGCACAAACCGAACGCACAATGGAGTCGGATCTCACTGACCTGACTGATGGTGTTTCCCCTGGTGTCACCACCATTACCGACAGTCAAGGCAAGCCGATTGCCTGGGTGTATGACCAATACCGCCTAGACGTTAAATCGGAGCAAATTGCCGACGTCATGAAGCAAGCTATCGTCTCCATCGAGGATCGCCGTTTCTACGAACACGACGGCGTGGATTGGCGTGGCACGGCACGTGCGATGGTCGCTAACGTCACCTCCGGGGGTGTTTCCCAGGGCGCTTCGACACTGAATCAGCAATATGTAAAGAACTATCTTTACCTTGTTGACGCACAAAACGAGGAAGAACAAGCGGCTGCTATTGAGACTTCAGCGGCTCGCAAACTTCGCGAAATGCGGATGGCCTCCGATTTGGAAAAGCACCTTTCCAAGGACGAAATTCTCACCCGCTACCTAAATATTGTCCCTTATGGCAACGGTGCTTTCGGTATCCAAGCTGCGGCTTCCACCTATTTTGGCGTTTCTGCAGCTGACCTCAGCGTCGATCAGGCAGCCATGCTGGCAGGCATCCTGCAATCGTCTTCGGCATTGAACCCGTACACCAATCCAAACGGAATGTTGGAACGCCGCAACCAGGTACTCGATGCGATGGTGGTGTCCCAGCATTTAACTGCCGAGCAAGCCGCCCAATTCAAGACGAAACCTCTTGGGGTGCTCGACCAGCCGAAGCGACTGCCCAACGGCTGTATTTCGGCAGGCAACAATGGCTTCTTCTGCGACTACGCCATTAAGTATCTCCAAGGACACGGCGTATCGAAGGAACAGCTCACACATGGCGGCCTGACCGTCAAGACAACCTTAGATCCGTCAGTTCAAGAGGCTGCACACAACGCGGTTACGCGTCAAGCTAACCCGCAAGCTACCGGCGTGGCCGAAGTGCTCAACGTGGTGCAGCCGGGGAAGGACTCTCGTCGAATTTTGGCGATGACATCCTCACGAACCTACGGCCTCAACCCCGAGGCCAGCGAAACCGTGCTCGCCCAGCCCGCTTCTCGATCCGGCAATGGCGCCGGCTCTGTTTTTAAGATTTTCACGGCGGCCGCCGCTATCGAACAAGGGATGGGAATCGAAACTGTCCTTGATGTTCCTCGCCGGGTGGAGATGCGTGGCATGGGCCACGGCGGAGCCGAAAACTGCCCAGCTGACGCCTACTGCGTGGAGAACGCCGGAGTGTATCGCCCGCAAATGTCACTGAAGCAGGCGTTGGCGCAATCCCCCAACACCACTTTCGTGAAGCTCATCGAGCAGACCGGGGTTCCAGCGGCCGTCGACATGGCAGTGCGCCTTGGGCTGCGAGACTACACCGATGAGGGCAGCTTCGACGGCCAGGCGTCGATCGCCCAATACGTCAAGGACCACAATATGGGCTCCTTCACTTTGGGACCAATGGCCGTAAATCCTCTGCAGCTATCCAACGTGGGCGCCACGATCGCGTCCGAAGGCATGTGGTGTGAGCCAAACCCGATCGAGTCAGTCACCGATCGTTTTGGCCAAAAAGTCGAGGTCAAACACACACCGTGCGAGCAGGCTGTCGACGCCAAAGTAGCTACCGCCCTGGGCGAAGCCCTCTCTGATGATGTCAAGAATGGTACGGCCTCCGACGCTGCCCGTGCCGCTGGTTGGTCGGCACCAACCGCGGCCAAGACTGGCACGACCGAGTCTCATCAATCTGCTGCTTTCCTCGGCTTCAACTCAAATTTCGCAGCCGCGCCGTACGTCTACAACGACGGCACCACCACCGCCTCACTGTGCACGTCCCCGCTGCGCCAATGTGCCAATGGCAACCTCTATGGCGGTATGGAGCCGGCTCGCGCCTGGTTCGATGTCGCCCGCAACACCCCAGGTGCAGCCAGCGGGTCTCTCGGTAAAGCCGCCCCTGAGCAGGTCAAGGGCAAGACACAAGCGCTTATCGACGAAGTGGTGGGCAAGCCTCAAGCCACCGCAAAGCAACTCCTGGAGTCCCGCGGCCACCAGGTGAAAATTGAATCTGTTCCCGGCCCTGCCTACAACCGAGGCACGGTAGTTTCAGCCCGGTTCGACAATCTACAAGGGGCAAACCCGCCGGTCACGCTGCAGATTTCCGATGGTTCGCAGCGGCCGGCGCCCGTGGTAGTTCCGTCCCAAACCTACGAGGAGGAGCCGGCTACTCCGGACTCGCCACCCGATCTAGGAGCAATTATTCAAAACTTGCTTCGCCAAAACGGCTTATAG
- a CDS encoding WhiB family transcriptional regulator encodes MTASLLNEKQLVERGEWVTLAKCRDGDPDALFVRGAAQRRAAAICRHCPVMLQCRADALDNRVEFGVWGGLTERQRRALLRKNPHVTSWAEYLANGGELVGI; translated from the coding sequence GTGACCGCATCACTCTTAAATGAGAAGCAGTTGGTAGAACGAGGCGAATGGGTCACCTTGGCAAAATGCCGCGATGGGGATCCGGACGCGCTATTTGTCCGCGGAGCAGCACAGCGTCGAGCGGCAGCCATTTGTCGGCATTGCCCAGTTATGCTGCAGTGTCGGGCAGATGCACTGGATAACCGTGTGGAGTTCGGGGTCTGGGGAGGGCTGACTGAGCGGCAACGTCGAGCACTCTTGCGCAAGAACCCCCATGTGACTTCCTGGGCAGAATATTTGGCTAATGGTGGGGAACTGGTCGGAATCTAA
- a CDS encoding DUF4177 domain-containing protein yields MKTWEYASVPLLTHATKQILDTWGEDGWELVSVVPGANSEQLVAFMKREKQ; encoded by the coding sequence ATGAAAACTTGGGAATATGCATCTGTGCCACTCTTGACGCACGCGACCAAACAAATCCTGGACACCTGGGGTGAGGATGGCTGGGAGCTCGTATCTGTAGTTCCTGGCGCTAATTCGGAGCAACTCGTTGCGTTCATGAAGCGGGAAAAGCAATGA
- a CDS encoding RidA family protein — protein sequence MISNRLAELGIELPGVAKPVAAYVPALAVGNQVWTSGQLPIVKGNLEVTGKVGWDVSTEVAYDLARTAALNALAAIDAVAGIDNVTRVLKVTGYVASADGYTDQPKVVNGASELLGEIFGERGTHVRSAVGVAELPLGAPVEIEIVVEIAS from the coding sequence ATGATTAGCAATCGATTAGCCGAACTGGGCATTGAACTTCCGGGCGTCGCTAAGCCGGTTGCGGCCTACGTGCCGGCGCTGGCAGTCGGCAACCAGGTGTGGACCTCAGGGCAGCTGCCGATCGTTAAAGGCAACCTGGAAGTGACTGGGAAAGTCGGCTGGGATGTCTCCACGGAGGTCGCCTACGACCTTGCTCGCACTGCTGCGCTCAACGCGCTCGCGGCTATTGACGCGGTTGCTGGGATCGACAACGTCACGCGGGTTCTCAAAGTTACCGGCTATGTGGCTAGCGCGGACGGATATACCGATCAGCCGAAGGTAGTCAACGGTGCATCTGAACTGCTTGGAGAAATTTTTGGCGAGCGGGGAACCCATGTGCGCTCAGCCGTAGGTGTTGCCGAACTGCCACTTGGCGCGCCGGTGGAAATTGAGATTGTGGTTGAGATCGCCAGCTGA